One window of Cohnella hashimotonis genomic DNA carries:
- a CDS encoding glycosyl hydrolase, translating to MSNADTLRRQFASANPPRSLYPLLWLHGDPRETEETLRREIQAMDDAGCGGFVIESRPHLDYLGDGWWRDVGICLDEARSRGMEVWIFDEEYYPSGIAGGKVLTKMPDYRMLVLAKETFRWTGGQAREWGAASFADDAVLKVVCVREDTSERVALADLQALNAWADSEEAEGTDDVRWTIHTIGIKPSWSGRMFEKMVDYLCPEVTDCFIELTYEATKSRFPEYWGTTIKGFFGDETSFENFGSYDVLFGEETPCFPWSRVLLRTFAEAKGYDLVDFLELLWFDSGEQTARVRVDFMDHLTALFAENFFGRIQRWCHANDVRFIGHIVEDNHAHMHHGYGVGHFFRATKHFDMGGYDFVLRQFDSEQKRSSCEEHFPQFKHYRDLPYPDFFQYTLAKLAQSAAHLEVGTSLVMCENFGAYGWDLGLREMKWMTDWMTARGTNWYVPHAFSPIYPDPDCPPHFYAGGHNPLWPYFRQWGDYANRSCLMLREAQHVAAIAVLYPAEAHWAGDRDMLDGVCKALMRSQYDFDILSMDLLADEGRCAIERGELRIRDERFATIVLPGIRTLPPRVQDRLQAFARAGGRIVAVGEAAACGGENVELPQLASQLSRTLAPGIAPARPFPELRFCHYRKDGLDIFFLNNESVEETFEELVEFPADGWPERWSPMDGSIAALPLFDRPGGRVRAPVRLAPYEACFIVIRPDEEGQPGHLTTSDVPPDSWHRTEREADGSISVVQPVKLLSVDGWRVADIRSPVPDTAIPAAQAVRGLGNWHAYAGMETFSGSVVYEASVDLDTPELLHALDLGEVGEIAVVELNGHELPPRICPPYVWRLPPLLLKPRDNRFRVTVTNTLGPAFPEDGFRRDIPAPAGLIGPVTLTACEKRPFGSATT from the coding sequence ATGAGCAATGCCGATACGCTGCGCCGGCAGTTCGCTTCCGCGAACCCTCCCCGCAGCCTGTACCCGCTCCTCTGGCTGCATGGAGATCCGCGGGAGACGGAGGAGACGCTGCGGCGAGAGATCCAAGCGATGGATGACGCCGGGTGCGGCGGGTTCGTCATTGAATCGCGCCCTCACCTCGATTACCTGGGCGATGGATGGTGGCGCGACGTCGGGATTTGCCTCGACGAAGCCCGCAGCCGCGGCATGGAAGTATGGATATTCGACGAAGAATATTATCCGTCAGGGATCGCGGGCGGTAAAGTGCTGACTAAGATGCCGGACTATCGCATGCTGGTGCTGGCCAAAGAGACGTTTCGGTGGACAGGCGGGCAAGCCCGTGAATGGGGAGCCGCATCGTTCGCCGATGACGCCGTGCTGAAGGTCGTCTGCGTGCGGGAAGACACAAGCGAACGGGTTGCGCTTGCCGATCTTCAGGCGCTGAACGCCTGGGCGGACAGCGAGGAGGCGGAAGGCACCGATGATGTGCGATGGACGATCCATACGATCGGCATCAAGCCCTCCTGGAGCGGCCGGATGTTCGAGAAGATGGTCGATTACCTGTGCCCCGAAGTGACGGACTGCTTCATCGAGCTGACATACGAGGCAACTAAATCGCGCTTTCCGGAATATTGGGGGACAACGATCAAAGGCTTCTTCGGCGACGAAACGAGCTTCGAAAATTTCGGCTCCTACGACGTGCTGTTCGGGGAAGAGACGCCGTGTTTCCCTTGGTCGCGCGTCCTTCTCCGGACATTCGCCGAGGCGAAGGGGTACGATCTTGTCGACTTCCTCGAGCTGCTATGGTTCGATTCGGGCGAGCAGACTGCCCGGGTGCGGGTCGACTTCATGGATCATCTGACGGCGTTGTTCGCGGAAAACTTCTTCGGCCGCATTCAACGCTGGTGCCATGCGAACGACGTCCGCTTCATCGGCCATATCGTCGAGGACAATCATGCGCACATGCATCACGGTTACGGCGTCGGCCATTTTTTCCGCGCAACGAAGCACTTCGATATGGGCGGCTATGACTTCGTGCTGCGGCAGTTCGATTCGGAGCAGAAGCGTTCTTCCTGCGAGGAGCATTTTCCGCAGTTCAAGCACTACAGGGACCTGCCGTATCCCGACTTTTTTCAATATACGTTGGCCAAGCTGGCGCAGTCGGCCGCACATCTTGAAGTCGGCACGAGCCTCGTCATGTGCGAAAACTTCGGCGCCTACGGCTGGGATCTCGGACTGCGCGAGATGAAGTGGATGACCGACTGGATGACGGCCAGAGGCACGAACTGGTACGTGCCGCACGCTTTTTCCCCGATATATCCAGACCCGGATTGTCCGCCTCACTTCTATGCCGGCGGCCATAACCCGCTATGGCCCTACTTCAGGCAATGGGGCGACTACGCGAACCGCTCCTGCCTCATGCTTCGGGAGGCGCAGCATGTCGCGGCGATCGCCGTGCTCTATCCGGCTGAAGCGCATTGGGCAGGCGACCGGGACATGTTGGACGGCGTATGCAAAGCCTTGATGCGAAGCCAGTACGACTTCGACATCCTGTCGATGGATCTGCTGGCGGACGAAGGGCGGTGCGCGATCGAGAGGGGCGAACTGCGCATCCGCGACGAGCGGTTCGCGACGATCGTGCTGCCGGGCATCCGTACGCTGCCGCCCCGGGTGCAAGACCGGCTGCAAGCATTCGCCCGCGCGGGCGGGCGAATCGTAGCCGTCGGCGAGGCGGCTGCTTGCGGCGGGGAAAACGTCGAGCTGCCGCAGCTGGCCTCTCAATTGTCGCGGACGCTGGCGCCCGGAATTGCGCCGGCCAGGCCTTTTCCGGAGCTGCGTTTCTGTCATTACCGGAAGGACGGGCTCGACATTTTCTTTCTGAATAACGAAAGCGTGGAGGAAACTTTCGAGGAGCTCGTTGAATTTCCGGCAGACGGCTGGCCCGAGCGCTGGTCGCCGATGGACGGCAGCATCGCGGCGCTGCCGCTGTTCGACCGGCCGGGAGGCCGGGTTCGCGCGCCGGTGCGGCTGGCGCCTTACGAGGCTTGCTTCATCGTCATCCGTCCGGATGAAGAGGGGCAGCCCGGCCACTTGACGACATCGGACGTACCGCCGGACAGCTGGCACCGGACCGAGCGCGAGGCGGACGGAAGCATAAGCGTCGTGCAGCCGGTCAAGTTGTTGTCCGTCGACGGATGGCGCGTTGCCGACATTCGCAGTCCCGTGCCGGATACTGCGATTCCTGCTGCGCAAGCGGTTCGCGGTCTCGGCAATTGGCACGCATACGCGGGGATGGAGACGTTCAGCGGCAGCGTCGTATACGAAGCTTCGGTCGACCTCGATACCCCGGAGCTCCTGCACGCACTGGATCTGGGCGAGGTCGGAGAGATCGCCGTCGTCGAGTTGAACGGGCACGAGCTGCCGCCGCGCATTTGCCCGCCTTATGTCTGGAGGCTGCCGCCTCTTCTGCTGAAGCCTCGCGACAATCGCTTCCGCGTGACCGTCACGAATACGCTCGGTCCGGCTTTCCCGGAAGACGGCTTCCGCAGGGACATACCGGCGCCGGCCGGATTGATCGGACCGGTTACGTTGACGGCCTGCGAGAAGAGACCATTTGGATCGGCGACAACATAA
- a CDS encoding GNAT family N-acetyltransferase, whose product MSNRIVPYQESYHDKLIDIWYEAVRLTHTFLTEADINFYRDMLQSGALHQVEIWIALNDNNEPSGFIGLDGTKIEMLFVHPESHRKGVGSGLIEHARSIKGNHLEVDVNEQNENAYTFYKQLGFVRIGRSELDHSGKPFPLLHLALESRV is encoded by the coding sequence ATGAGCAATCGAATTGTCCCCTATCAAGAATCCTACCATGACAAGTTGATCGATATCTGGTACGAAGCGGTGCGTCTTACCCATACGTTCTTAACGGAAGCGGACATTAACTTTTATCGCGATATGCTTCAAAGCGGAGCACTGCATCAAGTTGAAATTTGGATCGCGCTCAACGATAACAATGAACCGTCCGGCTTCATCGGGCTTGACGGAACAAAGATCGAGATGTTATTCGTTCATCCCGAATCCCATAGAAAAGGTGTAGGCAGCGGGCTCATCGAGCATGCCAGATCGATCAAAGGCAACCATCTTGAGGTCGATGTCAACGAGCAAAATGAAAATGCATACACCTTTTATAAGCAATTGGGCTTTGTGCGGATCGGAAGATCGGAGCTCGACCATTCGGGGAAACCGTTTCCTTTGCTTCATTTAGCGTTAGAAAGTCGGGTTTGA